A DNA window from Kitasatospora atroaurantiaca contains the following coding sequences:
- a CDS encoding cytochrome P450 family protein: MPETPDTSQPELFTWEFAADPYPAYAWLREHAPVHRTTLPSGVDAWLVTRYADARQALADGRLSKNPAHHSEQAHRTGRVGIPGERQADLMTHLLNIDPPDHTRLRRLVSKAFTPRRVAEFEPRVQQLTDRLIDSFAARGSADLIHEFAFPLPIYAICDLLGVPPEDQDDFRDWAGMMIRHGGGPRGGVARAVKKMRAYLLELIHRKRADLGEDLISGLIRASDHGEHLTENEAAAMAFILLFAGFETTVNLIGNGLFALLRHPEQRALLQASVQRGETGLLATAVEELLRFDGPVELATWRFATRPLTIGGVDIPVGDPVLVVLAAADRDPARFAEENTLDLARKDNPHLGFGHGTHYCIGAPLARLEGQAALATLLTRLPDLRLAADPADLRWRGGLIMRGLRELPVSFTAV, encoded by the coding sequence ATGCCGGAAACGCCCGATACCAGCCAGCCGGAACTCTTCACCTGGGAGTTCGCCGCCGACCCCTACCCCGCGTACGCATGGCTGCGCGAGCACGCTCCCGTGCACCGCACCACGCTGCCCAGCGGGGTGGACGCCTGGCTGGTCACCCGGTACGCGGACGCCCGGCAGGCGCTGGCCGACGGCAGGCTGTCCAAGAACCCCGCCCACCACAGCGAGCAGGCTCACCGCACCGGCCGGGTCGGTATCCCGGGCGAACGCCAGGCGGACCTGATGACGCACCTGCTGAACATCGACCCGCCGGACCACACCCGGCTGCGCCGGCTGGTCTCCAAGGCGTTCACCCCGCGCCGGGTGGCCGAGTTCGAGCCCCGGGTGCAGCAGCTCACCGACCGGCTGATCGACTCCTTCGCGGCCCGCGGCTCGGCCGACCTGATCCACGAGTTCGCCTTCCCGCTCCCCATCTACGCGATCTGCGACCTGCTGGGCGTCCCGCCGGAGGACCAGGACGACTTCCGGGACTGGGCCGGGATGATGATCCGACATGGCGGCGGCCCGCGCGGCGGGGTGGCCCGCGCCGTGAAGAAGATGCGGGCTTACCTCCTGGAGCTGATCCACCGCAAGCGGGCCGACCTCGGCGAGGACCTGATCTCCGGCCTGATCCGGGCGAGCGACCACGGCGAGCACCTGACCGAGAACGAGGCGGCCGCGATGGCCTTCATCCTTCTCTTCGCCGGGTTCGAGACCACCGTGAACCTGATCGGAAACGGACTTTTCGCCCTGCTCCGCCACCCGGAGCAGCGGGCCCTCCTCCAGGCCTCAGTCCAGCGCGGCGAGACCGGCCTGCTGGCCACGGCCGTCGAGGAACTGCTGCGCTTCGACGGCCCGGTGGAGCTTGCCACCTGGCGGTTCGCGACCCGGCCGCTGACCATCGGCGGTGTGGACATCCCGGTCGGCGACCCCGTCCTGGTGGTGCTCGCGGCGGCCGACCGCGACCCGGCCCGCTTCGCCGAGGAGAACACCCTCGACCTGGCCCGCAAGGACAACCCGCACCTGGGCTTCGGCCACGGCACCCACTACTGCATCGGTGCCCCGCTGGCCCGGTTGGAGGGCCAGGCCGCCCTGGCCACGCTGCTCACCCGCCTTCCCGACCTCCGACTCGCGGCGGACCCGGCGGACCTGCGCTGGCGCGGTGGCCTGATCATGCGCGGGCTCCGGGAGTTGCCGGTGTCGTTCACGGCCGTCTGA
- a CDS encoding MazG family protein has protein sequence MDTPKLILLTTTHRVAPGLLSWPAWEALRGAARVLAADPAHPQLPAVRQAGVEVELVERGTAPALARRLLEAAPARAPYGSGRAGAESDERQATDEGGSAGARSVGAGYERPEASGRVTVWLGSPDGDPGLTDALARLAVEEAGQVPEIEVLPGSYDLPGARLLDLASVMDRLRSPGGCPWDAEQTHASLVKYLVEEAFELVEAIEEGDRETLREELGDVLLQVFFHSRIAEEHPEDPFSIDDVAGDIVEKLMYRHPHVFGDVEATESAEVEANWEQLKAAEKQRESVLDGVPAGLPALAYAAKLVSRVRRAGFTGVPDAPYELPAELTPESVGTLLLAVAQRAHDADVDVDAALRAAARGYRSAVRAAEGLDAGLGEG, from the coding sequence GTGGACACTCCGAAGCTGATCCTGCTCACCACCACCCACCGCGTCGCCCCCGGCCTGCTCTCCTGGCCCGCCTGGGAGGCCCTGCGAGGAGCGGCCCGTGTGCTGGCCGCCGACCCGGCGCACCCGCAGTTGCCCGCCGTCCGGCAGGCCGGTGTCGAGGTCGAGCTCGTCGAGCGCGGCACGGCCCCGGCACTCGCCCGCCGGCTGCTCGAGGCGGCGCCGGCACGCGCTCCCTACGGCTCGGGGCGCGCCGGTGCCGAAAGCGACGAGCGACAAGCGACCGACGAAGGAGGGAGTGCCGGAGCGAGGAGTGTCGGCGCCGGGTACGAGCGCCCGGAGGCGAGTGGGCGCGTAACAGTCTGGCTGGGCAGCCCCGACGGCGATCCGGGCCTTACCGACGCGCTGGCGCGGCTCGCCGTGGAGGAGGCGGGGCAGGTCCCCGAGATCGAGGTGCTGCCGGGCTCGTACGACCTGCCGGGCGCGCGGCTGCTCGACCTGGCCTCGGTGATGGACCGGCTCCGCTCGCCGGGGGGCTGCCCCTGGGACGCGGAGCAGACGCACGCCTCCCTGGTGAAGTACCTGGTCGAGGAGGCCTTCGAGCTGGTCGAGGCGATCGAGGAGGGCGACCGGGAGACCCTGCGGGAGGAGCTCGGTGACGTGCTGCTCCAGGTCTTCTTCCACTCCCGGATCGCCGAGGAGCACCCCGAGGACCCGTTCAGCATCGACGACGTGGCCGGCGACATCGTCGAGAAGCTGATGTACCGCCACCCGCACGTCTTCGGCGACGTCGAGGCCACCGAGTCCGCCGAGGTCGAGGCCAACTGGGAGCAGCTCAAGGCCGCCGAGAAGCAGCGCGAGTCGGTGCTGGACGGCGTTCCGGCCGGGCTGCCCGCCCTCGCGTACGCCGCCAAGCTGGTCTCGCGGGTCCGCCGGGCGGGCTTCACGGGCGTGCCGGACGCCCCGTACGAGCTGCCCGCCGAGCTGACCCCGGAGTCGGTGGGCACGCTGCTGCTCGCCGTGGCGCAGCGGGCGCACGACGCGGATGTGGATGTGGACGCGGCGCTCCGGGCGGCCGCGCGCGGCTACCGGAGCGCGGTGCGGGCGGCGGAGGGGCTCGATGCGGGGCTCGGGGAGGGCTGA
- a CDS encoding SDR family NAD(P)-dependent oxidoreductase: MRVAGAVVVIAVLSGGSGADLARRFAAAGAAGMLIADQHPGVAEDLAAELDRPGCPVVGVCSDVHQPSDVAALVDTAGKHIGPIDLFCVAGPDGERIVSLDELPDHLDPLAELLALVGDAISEVVPQQRQPSPSPASSPSAARTALR; encoded by the coding sequence ATGCGAGTAGCCGGGGCAGTGGTGGTCATCGCGGTACTCAGCGGCGGATCGGGGGCCGACCTGGCCCGCCGGTTCGCCGCCGCGGGCGCGGCCGGGATGCTGATCGCCGACCAGCACCCGGGTGTTGCCGAGGACCTGGCCGCCGAGCTCGACCGTCCCGGCTGTCCGGTGGTCGGGGTGTGCAGCGACGTCCACCAGCCCAGCGACGTGGCCGCGCTGGTGGACACCGCGGGCAAGCACATCGGCCCGATCGACCTGTTCTGCGTGGCCGGGCCCGACGGCGAGCGGATCGTCTCGCTGGACGAGCTGCCCGACCACCTCGACCCGCTGGCCGAACTGCTCGCCCTCGTCGGAGACGCGATCAGCGAGGTCGTCCCGCAGCAGCGTCAGCCCTCCCCGAGCCCCGCATCGAGCCCCTCCGCCGCCCGCACCGCGCTCCGGTAG
- a CDS encoding SurA N-terminal domain-containing protein has protein sequence MIRTSPAARRTRTAVGALLAAAALTACSGGTAHQGAAAVVGGRPISIATVESRVAELRTAAAAQPGGPRTERAGLIRRTVAELVLNQVVAQALADRRITVSDGEIDQARDAETRMLGGENELQRELLLKQSVPAGDIDAFYRQQLGIHKLAAAQGQDARTAEGDAVVRAALAEAGTKLRIEVNPRYGHWDPKQVTLTDTVTEWLPQTAVAA, from the coding sequence GTGATCCGCACCAGCCCCGCCGCCCGCCGCACCCGCACCGCCGTCGGCGCCCTGCTCGCCGCGGCCGCCCTGACCGCGTGCAGCGGCGGTACGGCCCACCAGGGGGCGGCAGCCGTGGTCGGGGGCCGGCCGATCTCCATCGCCACCGTGGAGTCGAGGGTGGCCGAGCTGCGGACGGCCGCCGCCGCCCAGCCGGGCGGGCCGCGCACCGAACGGGCCGGGCTGATCAGGCGGACGGTCGCCGAGCTGGTGCTCAACCAGGTGGTGGCCCAGGCCCTCGCGGACCGCCGGATCACCGTCTCCGACGGGGAGATCGACCAGGCCCGGGACGCGGAGACCAGGATGCTCGGCGGCGAGAACGAGCTCCAGCGCGAGCTGCTGCTCAAGCAGAGCGTGCCCGCGGGCGACATCGACGCCTTCTACCGGCAGCAGCTGGGCATCCACAAGCTCGCCGCGGCCCAGGGGCAGGACGCCCGTACGGCCGAGGGCGACGCCGTGGTGCGGGCGGCGTTGGCCGAGGCCGGCACCAAGCTCAGGATCGAGGTCAACCCCCGCTACGGGCACTGGGACCCGAAGCAGGTCACCCTCACCGACACCGTCACCGAGTGGTTGCCCCAGACGGCCGTCGCGGCCTGA